In Populus alba chromosome 9, ASM523922v2, whole genome shotgun sequence, a genomic segment contains:
- the LOC118053861 gene encoding RINT1-like protein MAG2L: MDSPPPPTPPPLQQLPFQVLPRRSELSSQNIQFLDQNLVTHQDLLVRAPLLLSDLTKERSNFDARLLNLRRKLTELAVSWISRSFSAKSSLSKVNFMLENLSLQTSQYGIGSWKVGKVLVEEIPKLAKQVQRIENIRKYIDTALQLEALVGDLEDGVFCVGGLHARNLFSEKRQTSLKSMDFGPKLERILEAIKTMNNIEEVLVSIKKFQAQWHRLLESVDARVDKILAVVRPQVLADHRALLASLGWPPKLLTPKIDSGDIAGLSYPLVLMQGDKSKCYSQTFLALCSLQHLQRRREDRQHNIIEQRECCIGLWAIDELVSPIASRMEYHFSKWAEQPELIFALVYKITKDFIVGVDDVLQPLIDKARLRSCSAKEAWVSAMVQMLSGFLAKSVFSVHAERYQDKQVRSEVITSWLHLIDHIVSFDKRMQSLLSSETPFFLEEPKRFEGLSRGLSVLTIFCDRPEWLKIWATIELKDAWKKIKPVLKDERAWIIDKECDVVVGTESKHFVLSSRGDHKAPMVAESAVKIALEMIERCQTLPSLQHRIRFIRSTAARFFWYFLNGLVLRCRNTDFSLENVDASLIKVCGSINSARYIESKLQEWSDDVNFLEMRIAEKDFDIDGNNEVLGDSCFFGEEIKSLEELMTNWLMEIITALLHHFETLSWEYLQNGRFFVHEREDVNLNRVPAVTDLAVSFDIVQALDALKSQLHLAKTSLNPKDFMDLWRSVADALDQFVSRSIFTSGIRFSNEGINQFDSDMQALFHVFQPFCSRPEAFFPSIREILKLLKMSKEEAKLLLVALSKNKNGTRCLHSLGISHLSFDQVDKVLSNRKCRS, translated from the exons ATGgattctcctcctcctcctacgCCACCACCACTACAACAGCTACCGTTTCAAGTTCTGCCCAGAAGAAGTGAGCTCTCTTCACAGAACATACAGTTTCTTGATCAAAATTTAGTAACCCATCAAGATCTACTCGTCAGGGCTCCTCTCCTCTTATCTGATTTAACAAAAGAACGCTCCAATTTCGATGCCCGTCTTTTGAACTTGCGGAGAAAACTCACCGAACTGGCTGTTTCGTGGATTTCTCGCTCGTTTAGTGCTAAATCATCACTTTCCAAAGTCAATTTCATGTTGGAAAATCTGAGTCTCCAAACCTCTCAAT ATGGGATTGGTTCATGGAAAGTAGGGAAGGTTCTGGTTGAGGAGATCCCAAAACTTGCTAAACAGGTTCAAAGAATTGAAAATATACGGAAATATATTG ATACTGCCTTGCAGTTGGAAGCTCTGGTTGGAGATCTTGAAGATGGGGTTTTCTGTGTCGGTGGTCTCCATGCTCGGAATTTGTTTTCAGAAAAGCGCCAAACTTCTTTGAAGTCAATG GACTTTGGACCAAAGCTAGAAAGGATACTTGAAGCCATAAAAACGATGAACAACATTGAGGAAGTATTGGTTAGCATTAAGAAATTTCAAGCTCAGTGGCATCGTCTTTTGGAATCTGTTGATGCTAGAGTTGATAAAATTTTAGCTGTTGTCCGGCCACAAGTTCTTGCTGATCACCGGGCTCTTCTTGCTTCCCTAGGCTGGCCGCCCAAACTTCTAACACCAAAAATAGACAGTGGGGATATTGCTGGCCTTTCATATCCACTGGTTTTAATGCAAGGAGACAAAAGTAAATGTTATTCTCAAACATTTTTAGCTCTTTGTTCTTTGCAGCATCTGCAGAGACGAAGGGAAGATCGACAGCATAATATTATCGAACAAAGGGAGTGTTGCATAGGGCTTTGGGCCATTGATGAACTAGTTTCTCCCATTGCATCACGAATGGAATACCACTTCTCTAAATGGGCTGAGCAGCCTGAACTTATTTTTGCTCTTGTCTATAAGATTACAAAAGACTTTATTGTAGGAGTAGATGATGTTTTGCAACCTTTGATTGACAAAGCAAGGTTGAGGAGCTGCAGTGCTAAAGAAGCGTGGGTTTCTGCAATGGTCCAGATGCTTTCTGGGTTTCTAGCAAAAAGCGTTTTTTCTGTTCATGCTGAAAGATACCAGGATAAACAAGTTAGATCAGAAGTTATTACATCATGGCTTCATTTGATAGACCATATTGTTTCTTTTGATAAACGGATGCAATCACTTTTAAGCTCAGAAACTCCTTTCTTCTTAGAGGAGCCTAAAAGGTTTGAAGGGCTCTCCAGAGGCCTGTCAGTGTTAACAATATTTTGTGATAGGCCAGAGTGGCTCAAGATTTGGGCTACAATAGAGCTGAAGGATgcatggaagaaaataaaacctGTACTGAAAGATGAAAGAGCTTGGATAATTGATAAGGAATGTGATGTCGTAGTTGGTACAGAATCTAAACATTTTGTACTCTCTTCTAGAGGAGACCATAAAGCTCCAATGGTAGCAGAATCAGCCGTGAAAATAGCCTTGGAGATGATTGAACGATGCCAAACTTTGCCTTCTCTTCAACACCGTATTCGCTTTATTAGATCAACTGCGGCAAGATTCTTTTGGTATTTTCTTAATGGATTGGTCTTGCGGTGCAGGAATACTGACTTTTCTCTTGAAAATGTGGATGCCTCCTTAATCAAGGTATGTGGATCAATCAATTCTGCTAGATATATTGAATCTAAACTGCAAGAGTGGAGTGATGATGTTAACTTTTTAGAGATGAGAATTGCTGAAAAGGATTTTGACATTGATGGAAATAATGAGGTTTTGGGTGATAGTTGCTTCTTTGGGGAAGAAATCAAAAGTTTGGAAGAGCTTATGACTAACTGGCTCATGGAGATAATCACTGctcttcttcatcattttgAAACCCTTTCCTGGGAATATCTGCAAAATGGGAGATTTTTTGTGCATGAGAGAGAAGATGTGAATTTAAATAGAGTTCCAGCAGTCACCGATTTAGCAGTATCATTTGACATTGTACAAGCATTGGATGCTCTGAAAAGTCAGCTTCATCTTGCTAAGACGAGTCTCAACCCGAAAGACTTCATGGATTTATGGAGAAGTGTTGCTGATGCGCTTGATCAATTTGTTTCTCGCAGCATTTTCACAAGTGGTATTCGATTTTCTAATGAAGGGATCAATCAGTTTGATTCTGATATGCAAGCATTGTTCCATGTTTTTCAACCATTTTGTTCTCGCCCTGAAGCATTTTTTCCTAGTATTAGAGAGATTCTTAAGCTGTTAAAAATGAGCAAGGAAGAAGCAAAACTTTTGCTAGTAGctttatccaaaaataaaaatgggacAAGATGCTTGCATTCTCTAGGAATATCACACTTATCTTTTGATCAAGTTGACAAAGTTTTGAGTAATAGAAAGTGTAGATCTTGA
- the LOC118053862 gene encoding probable serine/threonine-protein kinase PBL2 codes for MGNCVRKPVKCAHASSSNFPPPGATKPNGDAKQVSTSPSGESSFRSLNKSLIASKVDVSAHSNLRSFSFTDLKNATKNFRSETLLGEGGFGCVFKGWIDLNTFAPTKPGSGVVVAVKKLKPESCQGHKEWLTEVNYLGQLHHDNLVKLIGYCSESDNRLLVYEFMPKGSLEQHLFRKGVQPITWTMRMNIAIDVARGLSFLHGLDANVIYRDLKASNVLLDSDYNAKLSDFGLARDGPTGDNTHVSTKVLGTRGYAAPEYVATGHLTPKSDVYSYGVVLLELLSGRRALDEERGGFDDETLVDWAKPFLIDSRRVLRIMDTRLGGQYSKKAAQAAAAIALQCLHTDPKNRPPMIDVLATLEKLNTPKDIPRTARPVKLDNHGIKHMNSPYRITKT; via the exons ATGGGAAACTGTGTGAGGAAGCCCGTCAAGTGTGCTCATGCTTCTTCCAGTAATTTTCCTCCTCCTG GAGCTACAAAGCCTAATGGTGATGCAAAGCAAGTTTCAACCTCACCTAGCGGGGAATCATCATTTAGAAGCTTGAACAAATCTTTGATTGCATCCAAAGTTGATGTATCTGCACATAGCAATCTCAGGTCCTTTAGCTTTACTGATTTGAAGAATGCCACCAAGAACTTCCGTTCAGAAACTTTGCTCGGAGAGGGAGGTTTTGGGTGTGTTTTCAAAGGATGGATTGACTTGAACACATTTGCTCCTACCAAACCTGGAAGTGGAGTTGTTGTTGCAGTCAAGAAGCTCAAGCCAGAAAGCTGTCAGGGTCACAAGGAGTGGCTT ACAGAAGTAAACTATCTCGGTCAGCTTCATCATGACAATCTAGTGAAACTCATTGGGTATTGTTCTGAGTCTGATAATAGACTTCTAGTCTATGAATTTATGCCGAAGGGAAGTTTGGAGCAACATTTATTTAGAa AAGGTGTTCAGCCTATCACTTGGACTATGAGAATGAATATTGCAATTGATGTAGCAAGGGGGTTGTCCTTCTTGCATGGGTTGGATGCCAATGTAATCTATCGCGACTTGAAGGCATCCAATGTTCTACTTGATTCG gattaTAATGCTAAGCTTTCAGATTTTGGCTTAGCAAGGGATGGCCCTACTGGAGATAACACACACGTGTCAACCAAGGTTTTGGGAACTCGGGGCTATGCTGCGCCAGAGTATGTAGCCACAG GTCATTTGACCCCGAAGAGTGACGTGTACAGCTATGGTGTTGTCTTGTTAGAGCTGCTATCAGGACGAAGGGCACTGGATGAAGAGAGAGGTGGTTTTGACGACGAAACCCTGGTTGATTGGGCGAAGCCTTTCTTGATTGACAGCAGGCGAGTTTTGAGAATCATGGACACTAGACTGGGGGGACAGTACTCTAAGAAAGCAGCCCAAGCTGCGGCTGCAATCGCGTTACAGTGCCTGCACACAGATCCCAAGAACAGGCCGCCCATGATTGATGTTCTAGCAACTTTAGAAAAACTCAACACACCAAAGGACATCCCAAGAACAGCACGTCCAGTTAAGCTGGATAATCATGGGATCAAGCATATGAACAGCCCTTACAGGATAACCAAAACATAA